A region of the Phaseolus vulgaris cultivar G19833 chromosome 11, P. vulgaris v2.0, whole genome shotgun sequence genome:
AGAAAACAATAACATTGACAAAATCAGGTGGGCATCTAAATTTTTCAATGCATTTTTCGAGACAGAAACTTAAAATTTTGGCAGAAAATGAGACATTTAGGCCACTAAGATAATCCAGAAATTGTGGCCTACTTTTGAAAGGAGTACTTATTACCTCTATATTTGGTCCAAGAGATGTAATTGTTGGATCAGTAGCTGTGAGAGCTTCTTCATAAAGTTTAATGGCCTTATGCAAGTCTTTAAGGTGGCCCCACTTAGGCTGTCTAAGAATTCCTGAATCATTCAGTTCAGATATAGTATGTGAATTTGATGTCATGTTACAAGTTTGTCTATTTTTCTTGTTGATTGCATACGGAAGAAAGGTTGACTAGTTCATATAATTCTACAGAGTAGACAATGAATATGAAGTATAAAGGTTGAAAAATTACATACCATACTCATCAATTGGTGCATCATAGTCATAACTACTAGCAACGAAAGGCCCACCAGAAGCCCGGCCAAAGTTCGTCCCTCCATGGTACTGTTTTGGAAGCAACCAAAAAAGTTGTGGCATCAGCTCATTTCCTAAATATCTAGAATAGCTTAAAGTTAAAAAAGCCTTAAACATCATGTAAGGTTTCATTACCATATAGTAATTGTTAAAAGTTCCACCTCTTTGGAAAAAGCGTGCTACAGCAAATGCAAGATCTTCCACAGGTCTGTGAGGTACAGCATCCCCAAATGCAAGAAACCTACAGTTTTGTGGATTTCGATAGgttacaagaaaaataaaattagagttGAATGTGAATGGAGGTACTCTATCAGTAGATCATATTTTGAGTATTACTTTTAAATAACTAATGACTTGACAGAAAAGGAGACTAACCATCCAGTATAACCCTCTGTCCATATTTTTGGTTTTGCATTAGAATTTGGTTGGAATTGGTCACAGTAAAATCCATTGCACGTGTTAATCTGGGAGTAGTTAACAAAATGTGAAATTAATAATGATTTAGGATAGTAGACAGCAACATAGTAAGATTGCTCAATTCAGgaatcaagaaaacaaacaacaGTGTAAAACAACTAAATAACACTAGAAGACAGCTAAAACATAAACTGTTCAGGATAATTGTAGATGGCTAAAGGAGAAAACTTACAATTGGATTAGGGGCATCTAGCTGTTGGCACATTACCCAAGGAACCCCTGTATCAAGAGATGTTGCCATTGATGCTGCCCATTTGATGTAGGATTTAGCAGCTGGACCATAATGATCATCAATGTTCCCATACTCATTTTCTATCTGTTCATAGTATTTTCACATTTAAAAGTAGACGGTACGCTATTAAAAGTTCAGGACTGTCTGTATATCATGACATATCGATAAGAAAAATTGAATGTATTTagtaaaatttaagaaaaacctGAGACAAAATAATAGGTCCTCCCTGTGACATATAGAGGTTCTCTTGCTTCATCATATCCACAATCTTAGCGGTGAACCGCTTCATTTCTTCCTGAACACAATTCAATTTCACATGATAGCAGGAAGCAGATTTAGCAAGATGAGACAAGGAGAAAGGAAAGGAATAATTACCTCAAATGGTTTGTTATCAGTTCGGAACTGAATTCCCGGAATAAAATGTAGCCAAAGAGGGAAACCACTGCTCAGAAAAGTTAAAGGCCATGATCAGATATTAACTTCTTTgtgaaaaaatacatataaagaTCATATTTTACCCGTAGTTCCATTCAGCACATGCGTATGGACCAATCCGTAGATGCACATATAGGCCTGCTGCTGCTACTGTCTTCACAAATTTAACCAAATCTGCCCTACCTTCAAAATTATACTGCCAAGCCAAAGCGCACACTCCATTGATTTAATCACAAATTTAAGCATCTTATTGACATTAAGAAATACCCTCTCCATTTCATGTTTTCAAGATCTAACTACATTGTTCTTATTGACTCAGAAAAATATGTGAAGCAGTGATCATTTACTTTCCTAAGCTGCATGCACTTATTTTTGGTTGAGTTTAGACCCTCTGAATGTGCTTGATTgctgagaaagtttgaaaatgaACACACACACACTGCAATGCAAGTAACAGTGAACAAGAGACACAATACAAAAATGGTAGTAATAGTAACATCAACAGAACTAAAAAGAAGAGGACCTGGCCTCGAACTGGTTCGTGTAAGTTCCAGAAAACATAAGTCTCAATCACATCAAGTCCTCCATCTTTGGACTTTTGAATGATGTCTGGCCACATCTGCAACAACAAACACCACCCCTTTTAAttcaaaacttcaaaaacaaaggaaaaaatAGTGTACATGTAACAACATTACACACAGACACAGAAAGAGGGTAATGAAGAGAACCTCTGGAGTGCTACGAGGGTAATGGATAGAACCAGAGACCAAAACTCGGCGCTTGCCATTAATGACCAATGCTCTATGGTCGTACGTGACATTTGTGGAAAACGAAGTAGGGGCATAAATGCAGAAGAACCAAAGCAAAAGGAACAGAGTCTGTGATGCTCTCATTGCCTTTTGGAATTGTTAGTGCAAAACGaacaaacaaaaacaacaaggaaaTGAGACCTTGTTTGTGTTTTGCTCTTGTTCTTGAAGCAAAACGAAGTGCTAAAACGGGCTTAAGGACCAACACAGATTCTACTCATTCCATTGTTATTTATAACACATTTTTCCAGAAAGAGTAGTGATACTCAaactcaataatttattttttttataaacaccTTATATATCGTTTTCTACCATTTATTTCCTCATGTCATGGATCACTTCTTTTTTATTCTCTCTCTTCAAATGTAAATGGATACTCTTCAAGCATTATCCTTCAGTAAATTTTCTGTCTTTTAAAAGTTCCCTTTTGTTAATGCTCTTATTATACTTTCTTACACTAATCATTTTCAGAACTGTTTATAACTAATTAATGGATTTTTCAAGTATTAGAAGCTTGATTAACTATTCACATgtaacaaattttaattatccAACTACTTTTATGATTCTTTGATAAAACAAATTTTCTGAACTCGTCTCAAGAGAGTCAATTTTCTTAAAGGGTAGAAATGATTGAAAAAGTGTTGCAGATAATGTGGAAAGAAaggaataaaatttaaaagaggGTAGCTTATCAAGACAGACAGAAAAAACAAGTTTGTGAAGCATCAATGATTGGTTAGTTAGGTTCATCAATCAGTTTGTTGTGTCTTTTTGGCCCACCGTGTTGCTGTTTGGCCTCTTGTTTGAAAGATACTTTATTATCTTTGGATATAAAAAAGTTGTAAGTTGAAATTGATAAACATGGAAAGATAAAGAGTACTTACTGTAACCATTGAGAAGGGTACGGCAcgcatacaaattatttaaagctcttttttttttctatcagcAAGATTATTTAAAGCTTGTAAGTTAGTTAATAATGTCACGATCTTCTGCTGCTTTTGTTTTAGCAtggtttattattttattttattttactgaaGGGTCGAAAggctaaaaaaataaataaaaattaaaataatataatataataaataataaaataagataacatTGTATTAAGGTCCAATAAATAGgtctaaaacaataaaatatatttaataattacaagatgttaaaaataaaagtcCAATAACAAACATTATAAATAGGTGATTTGTTTAAGTAAAGTGATTTTAATCTGATAATTAAACAAATTGATTCTGACTTAATCATCGGAGTACTTTGCAGATACATACATCTAACCGAAAGTGAATATGGATCTAAAAGCCGGAGTTGATCCAAATCCAACAGTCGAGTGATAGTCCAAATCAAGTAGTTGAGAGCAATCCCAAGCCCACATAGCAGAATCCAAGTCAATTGATCAAATAACCGAAAATTCAAGTCATCCATAAGAAACCAAGACGCCgagaggagaagaagaagtTAATTACTTCTAAACCAGCCATCTAATAACACTTTGGattaaactcttttttttttttttgtataatgaactttatatttttaaatattattttatcaagatgtgtgttaaattaattaatatttttttactaaaatgggtatcttttattttcaattgtaaATCAAAACTACCACAAACCAAGTAGTTCGTAAGTTTGTTTTATTGGTAAAGgttaataaaaacatttaactTCCAAACCCTTTtattatataacaaaataaatagcaAAAGAGTAAAGCAATTTAATTGCCAATTCAACTATTTATAGTCTTTACAATATggattaaaagagaaaaaatctattaaaaaaatgcGTTGgtctaaatagaaaaaaatacgCTGTTTATATTCACAATGAAGgctataaaaaatataacatagaTCGAAAACAATTGTTTTCATAATGGgtactattaaaaataataggttaaattgattttttggtttttttttatcttattcgGAGGTTTCAGTTTGATCAtttctctttttaaaaaaatcatttatcttCTTAATCATATGTGTCATTTTCTGACCGATTCTTGACATGAAATTTGTCACATTACATGAACCTACATAACAACTATGAAACTCAATCGTTGTTCAAACAAAAATTACCATAAATGAAGTGAATTTTACGAGGAAATCGAGTTATGAACAATCGAAATAAAGCATACAATTGATTTTGGCAATTTCTTTCTCCACTTCCTACAACTTCGTACTTTTGATGAAAAATCATATTAGTCATGAGTCTAATGGAAAAAGTTTTAGGTCTTGAATTAGTATATGATtcctaaaaataatatattttttgtcaTAAACTTAGTGTACTAATATCTTAAAATTGCACCTTGACCAAAAACACAAATAAAGTTTGAACAGGAAAAAAtggtaattttttaaataaacaattttgttcacatgaagaatcaaaatgaatttttaaaagaaaaatgactaaattaaaacttataagtaaaataaataaccaaaaatatcttttaataataaaaacaatagttATTGTCAATCATTGTTATTAGAGAATTGGttaatataaaaatcaaaatattttttattgaaattaataTGTAAGTGGATAAGAaaccataaaaaattatatattttaacgtattccaataaaatgtttttcttaaatttttaactAGTACCCTTAAAACATGAGTTATAAATTGCCAAAACTAATAAGctatttaggaaaaaaaaatgatgataaCACTTAAACATTATTTTCACAATCAAGTtctatcaataaaataattttaattatatattattcagAAATCTGTATATTACACTGAAGTTCACTTACCCAATACAAATAAGTTTAGCTTTATATCTGCAGAAAATTCACAGCAACCTTAGAATATATACAAGAGACAGTGGAAAACTCCACAAATCATAAAGAGAATGAATTAATTCAATACTATCAAATGCTTTATTCATTGAAGTTTCCATTTCTGTATTTATTACTTAAAACTCGCAATTAGCCTAACAAATTGAAGGAGTTAACCCGTAAATTCCAGACACAGTTTCCATGAAATTTTTTCTTCAAAGTACGTACGTAAACTTACAAAACATTGAAACAACCTCTATTGAAATGTGCATAACATTGAAGTAGCCGAACACAGAAGAATACAGCAATCTCAGATATATATACTGATAATTCACCACTATAGTACTCACTCAAGCCTTTCAATCATAGCACACTTGAATATTAACTGAGTAGTATGTAACGGCTGGGTGTTTGAAAATTCATCATGATGACAATGTAAGCACAAGAAGTACTCCAAGAACATGGAACACCCACTTTCCTTGTAAGTTGATTTTCACAGTGCCGGAGTTGTTGTTTGTGGAATTAATCTCAGATGATTCTGAGGAATCTGGAGACACTGGCTTCTCCTTATCCGCTTTAGGAGCCTTTGCAGAAGGTTCTGGTGCCAAAGATGGTCCCTTTGCTGGTGCCTTCGCCACTGCAAAGAAGTCCATAGgaagaagcaccttccccacCTTGTAAATAGCGAGATGTTTATCTGTGTATACAATGCCAGTGATGGTGGTGTTAACCTCACCCGTTGAGATGTTCACACTCCCTCCGTAACTTATCACATTCAGTTCCACTTTTCCAGGTTTAGCCCCTGCAAGGGTTCTCACTGGGTTGGTTAGAGTATCAAAGTTGGAGCTTGACACGTAGTCAGAAAGAACATGGAACTGTAAGAGCTCCAGCTTTTGGCCGTCAGAAAGAGAGTTGAGGAAGCCTGCTTTGAGTTCAGAGAAGGAACTGTCATCAGGTGCAAGAATGGTGATGCCACCTGATTTAGTAGTGAGGAGCTGTGCATTGAGTTGGTTGATCAATTGGGTGGTTTTCATGAGGCGGATAAGGATGTTGAATGACTTGGCCTGCCTCAGGATTCCAACAATGTCAACAGCTGCAGTGTCAGGGGTGGAATCACTTGGTGACTGTGGCAATGAGGGAACCAAAGGTTGTTTAGGAGCCTCAGTTGGTGGGGTAGGGGTAGGTTGTGGTGGTTTGAGAGGGGCAGAAGTTGGAGATAATTGGGCTAAAGTGGTGGTGTAGTACAAGAATGAAAGTAGCAGTGCTAGTGAGAAGGACAAACCAAATTGCTTTTTCACCATTTTGGTCTTGTTAGATGATAATCGTGTAGAAGATATTGGAAAGGAATGCAAATGGTAGGATTTGTGTATGCAATGTGCACTTGATGCATTGATGGTATGGTGGAGGAGATGGTTTTTATATAGCATGTCTGAGAGTGGGAGACAATGAAAGGTAGGTGAGAggttttgtttgaaaatcttgaaatgtgATTTGTGATCATACAATGAGTTAATAGCTGGCAAAGGAGATTGATGTGTTGCATCAGTGAAGATGTATGGATGTAAGTTACAAACTAAACTGTTAAAGGGTTACTTCATCAGATGCTTAACCTGCTGcatttttggtttttcttttcttagtaATGAGATGGGAAGGTTAACAATGTGTATAAACTGTTCTTGCTAAGAACATTCTTGATCAGGTATTTAAGCTATATGAATAGGGCAGCAACAACTCTGTGAGAAGACATTTTAATCTCACCGGTGcatatttttcttatgaaatttATCATAATAGTACAACTTtgaaaaaatttctaaaataatgtTAGTTGTGGCTAGAAAATGagaattaattttgtaaatgttatttaagcacgtaataaatataatttacatGTTCTTTAATGTATTACGTAACTCATTGATTTAGGTATTTACTTAAGTCAGTTTATAATTCTttctaaaaaaacatttttttacgCAAACATGTAATAAAGATACATGGTTTCATGATAATGATAAAGCAAATGACATGATAAAATGATCAAATATCATTTGTATATatagaataaaatttcattaataatgAGTACAAGTAAAGTTTGTAAAATTGTctcataacaaaaaaaagttatttataaagCTTATCCATGTTAGTACAACTTTTTCATGAAAATATTCgtatacttttttttcatgggaatttaaataaattaaagaattatatatttacgttaactatttaattaaaaattaaaaataataacaattagaCATTTTATGACAACTAAATATATGATCTAACTTACAATGTATAATCAATCTTATTATCTTATATTATaatatcaattttatgaagttaaaataaattttcctattatttaaagtttattattttttaagataatattagagttatttaaagtttatcatatttaaatttattaagctCGGTTGCTCATTActctaaaaaaaatgttagaaacatcacatcaagatataaaaaattataataaataggTAAACACAAACCTAAATAAAAGTTCAATATACAAATGTCTAATCGTTATGAAAGTACACAAGGAGCAtggaattataaaatatttccctttaattaaaaatagcacATTAACTTTTATGGATTTGCTCATCAAGTTAACAAGTATATAGAACGAGAAAGTAAAGGTACATTCACCATTAATCattaaaatactttataaatttaactaaGAACCAAAATAGTAAATATACTTGACTTTCTCACTTCATAAACATTCCTTCAGAGTAGTCAACTCCAATTTTCATACAAAGAAAAGACAGTATTACAAAATTGATTGCGCCTTAAACAACTATCCATTCATGAAAGGCAGTGAATAATACAAGATCCCAAACACTCCTAAATAATGATAGCCTCTAATTGCAACTAGTAATTCAATTGAAAATGTATCTCCTCCCAATTCAGGCACTCATGAGCAGTGTTGTCAAGATCGCGAGTTAACTCGCCGATCTTCCGAGTTTACGATCTTTCCAGGCAAAATCGCGTCAGATCGGAGATGGGATCGGACCATCTNNNNNNNNNNNNNNNNNNNNNNNNNNNNNNNNNNNNNNNNNNNNNNNNNNNNNNNNNNNNNNNNNNNNNNNNNNNNNNNNNNNNNNNNNNNNNNNNNNNNNNNNNNNNNNNNNNNNNNNNNNNNNNNNNNNNNNNNNNNNNNNNNNNNNNNNNNNNNNNNNNNNNNNNNNNNNNNNNNNNNNNNNNNNNNNNNNNNNNNNNNNNNNNNNNNNNNNNNNNNNNNNNNNNNNNNNNNNNNNNNNNNNNNNNNNNNNNNNNNNNNNNNNNNNNNNNNNNNNNNNNNNNNNNNNNNNNNNNNNNNNNNNNNNNNNNNNNNNNNNNNNNNNNNNNNNNNNNNNNNNNNNNNNNNNNNNNNNNNNNNNNNNNNNNNNNNNNNNNNNNNNNNNNNNNNNNNNNNNNNNNNNNNNNNNNNNNNNNNNNNNNNNNNNNNNNNNNNNNNNNNNNNNNNNNNNNNNNNNNNNNNNNNNNNNNNNNNNNNNNNNNNNNNNNNNNNNNNNNNNNNNNNNNNNNNNNNNNNNNNNNNNNNNNNNNNNNNNNNNNNNNNNNNNNNNNNNNNNNNNNNNNNNNNNNNNNNNNNNNNNNNNNNNNNNNNNNNNNNNNNNNNNNNNNNNNNNNNNNNNNNNNNNNNNNNNNNNNNNNNNNNNNNNNNNNNNNNNNNNNNNNNNNNNNNNNNNNNNNNNNNNNNNNNNNNNNNNNNNNNNNNNNNNNNNNNNNNNNNNNNNNNNNNNNNNNNNNNNNNNNNNNNNNNNNNNNNNNNNNNNNNNNNNNNNNNNNNNNNNNNNNNNNNNNNNNNNNNNNNNNNNNNNNNNNNNNNNNNNNNNNNNNNNNNNNNNNNNNNNNNNNNNNNNNNNNNNNNNNNNNNNNNNNNNNNNNNNNNNNNNNNNNNNNNNNNNNNNNNNNNNNNNNNNNNNNNNNNNNNNNNNNNNNNNNNNNNNNNNNNNNNNNNNNNNNNNNNNNNNNNNNNNNNNNNNNNNNNNNNNNNNNNNNNNNNNNNNNNNNNNNNNNNNNNNNNNNNNNNNNNNNNNNNNNNNNNNNNNNNNNNNNNNNNNNNNNNNNNNNNNNNNNNNNNNNNNNNNNNNNNNNNNNNNNNNNNNNNNNNNNNNNNNNNNNNNNNNNNNNNNNNNNNNNNNNNNNNNNNNNNNNNNNNNNNNNNNNNNNNNNNNNNNNNNNNNNNNNNNNNNNNNNNNNNNNNNNNNNNNNNNNNNNNNNNNNNNNNNNNNNNNNNNNNNNNNNNNNNNNNNNNNNNNNNNNNNNNNNNNNNNNNNNNNNNNNNNNNNNNNNNNNNNNNNNNNNNNNNNNNNNNNNNNNNNNNNNNNNNNNNNNNNNNNNNNNNNNNNNNNNNNNNNNNNNNNNNNNNNNNNNNNNNNNNNNNNNNNNNNNNNNNNNNNNNNNNNNNNNNNNNNNNNNNNNNNNNNNNNNNNNNNNNNNNNNNNNNNNNNNNNNNNNNNNNNNNNNNNNNNNNNNNNNNNNNNNNNNNNNNNNNNNNNNNNNNNNNNNNNNNNNNNNNNNNNNNNNNNNNNNNNNNNNNNNNNNNNNNNNNNNNNNNNNNNNNNNNNNNNNNNNNNNNNNNNNNNNNNNNNNNNNNNNNNNNNNNNNNNNNNNNNNNNNNNNNNNNNNNNNNNNNNNNNNNNNNNNNNNNNNNNNNNNNNNNNNNNNNNNNNNNNNNNNNNNNNNNNNNNNNNNNNNNNNNNNNNNNNNNNNNNNNNNNNNNNNNNNNNNNNNNNNNNNNNNNNNNNNNNNNNNNNNNNNNNNNNNNNNNNNNNNNNNNNNNNNNNNNNNNNNNNNNNNNNNNNNNNNNNNNNNNNNNNNNNNNNNNNNNNNNNNNNNNNNNNNNNNNNNNNNNNNNNNNNNNNNNNNNNNNNNNNNNNNNNNNNNNNNNNNNNNNNNNNNNNNNNNNNNNNNNNNNNNNNNNNNNNNNNNNNNNNNNNNNNNNNNNNNNNNNNNNNNNNNNNNNNNNNNNNNNNNNNNNNNNNNNNNNNNNNNNNNNNNNNNNNNNNNNNNNNNNNNNNNNNNNNNNNNNNNNNNNNNNNNNNNNNNNNNNNNNNNNNNNNNNNNNNNNNNNNNNNNNNNNNNNNNNNNNNNNNNNNNNNNNNNNNNNNNNNNNNNNNNNNNNNNNNNNNNNNNNNNNNNNNNNNNNNNNNNNNNNNNNNNNNNNNNNNNNNNNNNNNNNNNNNNNNNNNNNNNNNNNNNNNNNNNNNNNNNNNNNNNNNNNNNNNNNNNNNNNNNNNNNNNNNNNNNNNNNNNNNNNNNNNNNNNNNNNNNNNNNNNNNNNNNNNNNNNNNNNNNNNNNNNNNNNNNNNNNNNNNNNNNNNNNNNNNNNNNNNNNNNNNNNNNNNNNNNNNNNNNNNNNNNNNNNNNNNNNNNNNNNNNNNNNNNNNNNNNNNNNNNNNNNNNNNNNNNNNNNNNNNNNNNNNNNNNNNNNNNNNNNNNNNNNNNNNNNNNNNNNNNNNNNNNNNNNNNNNNNNNNNNNNNNNNNNNNNNNNNNNNNNNNNNNNNNNNNNNNNNNNNNNNNNNNNNNNNNNNNNNNNNNNNNNNNNNNNNNNNNNNNNNNNNNNNNNNNNNNNNNNNNNNNNNNNNNNNNNNNNNNNNNNNNNNNNNNNNNNNNNNNNNNNNNNNNNNNNNNNNNNNNNNNNNNNNNNNNNNNNNNNNNNNNNNNNNNNNNNNNNNNNNNNNNNNNNNNNNNNNNNNNNNNNNNNNNNNNNNNNNNNNNNNNNNNNNNNNNNNNNNNNNNNNNNNNNNNNNNNNNNNNNNNNNNNNNNNNNNNNNNNNNNNNNNNNNNNNNNNNNNNNNNNNNNNNNNNNNNNNNNNNNNNNNNNNNNNNNNNNNNNNNNNNNNNNNNNNNNNNNNNNNNNNNNNNNNNNNNNNNNNNNNNNNNNNNNNNNNNNNNNNNNNNNNNNNNNNNNNNNNNNNNNNNNNNNNNNNNNNNNNNNNNNNNNNNNNNNNNNNNNNNNNNNNNNNNNNNNNNNNNNNNNNNNNNNNNNNNNNNNNNNNNNNNNNNNNNNNNNNNNNNNNNNNNNNNNNNNNNNNNNNNNNNNNNNNNNNNNNNNNNNNNNNNNNNNNNNNNNNNNNNNNNNNNNNNNNNNNNNNNNNNNNNNNNNNNNNNNNNNNNNNNNNNNNNNNNNNNNNNNNNNNNNNNNNNNNNNNNNNNNNNNNNNNNNNNNNNNNNNNNNNNNNNNNNNNNNNNNNNNNNNNNNNNNNNNNNNNNNNNNNNNNNNNNNNNNNNNNNNNNNNNNNNNNNNNNNNNNNNNNNNNNNNNNNNNNNNNNNNNNNNNNNNNNNNNNNNNNNNNNNNNNNNNNNNNNNNNNNNNNNNNNNNNNNNNNNNNNNNNNNNNNNNNNNNNNNNNNNNNNNNNNNNNNNNNNNNNNNNNNNNNNNNNNNNNNNNNNNNNNNNNNNNNNNNNNNNNNNNNNNNNNNNNNNNNNNNNNNNNNNNNNNNNNNNNNNNNNNNNNNNNNNNNNNNNNNNNNNNNNNNNNNNNNNNNNNNNNNNNNNNNNNNNNNNNNNNNNNNNNNNNNNNNNNNNNNNNNNNNNNNNNNNNNNNNNNNNNNNNNNNNNNNNNNNNNNNNNNNNNNNNNNNNNNNNNNNNNNNNNNNNNNNNNNNNNNNNNNNNNNNNNNNNNNNNNNNNNNNNNNNNNNNNNNNNNNNNNNNNNNNNNNNNNNNNNNNNN
Encoded here:
- the LOC137832492 gene encoding fasciclin-like arabinogalactan protein 12, encoding MLYKNHLLHHTINASSAHCIHKSYHLHSFPISSTRLSSNKTKMVKKQFGLSFSLALLLSFLYYTTTLAQLSPTSAPLKPPQPTPTPPTEAPKQPLVPSLPQSPSDSTPDTAAVDIVGILRQAKSFNILIRLMKTTQLINQLNAQLLTTKSGGITILAPDDSSFSELKAGFLNSLSDGQKLELLQFHVLSDYVSSSNFDTLTNPVRTLAGAKPGKVELNVISYGGSVNISTGEVNTTITGIVYTDKHLAIYKVGKVLLPMDFFAVAKAPAKGPSLAPEPSAKAPKADKEKPVSPDSSESSEINSTNNNSGTVKINLQGKWVFHVLGVLLVLTLSS